One segment of Candidatus Omnitrophota bacterium DNA contains the following:
- a CDS encoding tetratricopeptide repeat protein, translating to AYRAQGNFPQAIADYNKAIEINPKLAGAYMNRGVAYGQQNNLSQAISDLTRAIEINPKLAEAYGNRGVAYDHQGNFPQAIADYNKAIEINPKLAGAYMNRGVAYDHQGNFPQAIADYNKAIEINPKLAEAYMNRGVAYGQQNNLSQAIADYNKAIEINPKLAEAYMNRGVAYGQQNNLSQAISDLTRAIEINPSYAQAHYNRGVVYSATKDYDKAWNDVHKAGELGYKADPAFLDRLKKASGRDK from the coding sequence ATGCCTATCGCGCACAAGGCAATTTTCCCCAAGCCATCGCTGACTATAACAAGGCCATTGAAATAAATCCTAAACTTGCAGGAGCCTATATGAACCGTGGGGTTGCCTACGGCCAGCAAAACAACTTATCCCAAGCCATCTCTGATCTTACCAGGGCCATTGAAATAAATCCTAAACTTGCAGAAGCCTATGGCAATCGCGGGGTTGCCTATGACCATCAAGGCAATTTTCCCCAAGCCATCGCTGACTATAACAAGGCCATTGAAATAAATCCTAAACTTGCAGGAGCCTATATGAACCGTGGGGTTGCCTATGACCATCAAGGCAATTTTCCCCAAGCCATCGCTGACTATAACAAGGCCATTGAAATAAATCCTAAACTTGCAGAAGCCTATATGAACCGTGGGGTTGCCTACGGCCAGCAAAACAACTTATCCCAAGCCATCGCTGACTATAACAAGGCCATTGAAATAAATCCTAAACTTGCAGAAGCCTATATGAACCGTGGGGTTGCCTACGGCCAGCAAAACAACTTATCCCAAGCCATCTCTGATCTTACCAGGGCCATTGAAATAAATCCTAGCTATGCACAAGCCCATTACAACCGCGGGGTTGTCTATAGTGCGACAAAAGACTATGACAAGGCCTGGAATGATGTGCATAAAGCAGGGGAATTGGGATATAAAGCCGACCCCGCTTTTCTTGATAGGCTTAAGAAAGCCTCTGGAAGGGATAAGTAG